The Eubalaena glacialis isolate mEubGla1 chromosome 5, mEubGla1.1.hap2.+ XY, whole genome shotgun sequence genomic sequence TCTTTCTACAACGTATGTAAACAATACTCAGCATTACTATTGAGTTTCTGGCAAGAATCACATTTTatgttcttatttattatttagagaTTGGAACATATTCTTCATGGGGAAAAGATATTTACGAAAGTGaaagaacttaattttttaaagttttttccttcaagaactatgattaaattttttaaaaggaaagaactatTTTATAAGTCCTTAGGTTTAACTTTTGTCATTTAATGCTtagtaaaacaaatttaattagCTTCAATTAGGTAGCATAGAGCAGGTGCCCAAAGACATTTTGAATAAATATACTTTGACCAGAATTGTAAGCAGGTAAAATGTTTTCGAACTTATCGCTCCCTTATATGAAAAATGTTACTTATTAAAGTTCAGATATAATCTGTGAGGcacaaagaaaattttacttttcaacagGTATAATAAAGGCAAAATCTTTTTCCTTTACAATTAATAATAGatgtatacataaaaatacatttaatatatttgcTAATTGATTTTCACATCACTAGACACAAAACCCATGAAGAGATGTGAAAAATCTTTAACTGAAAAAAACCCTATCAACTTCAGGGCATGCATACTGAGAATTCTCTTTTGGAAGctttttgcttgcttgtttgccttttaaaataacacaggcatcattatgcaaaaaaaaaaaaaaaatttagaaaataacaggcaagcagaaataaaatgaaaatcatctGTTACCCTGCTACCCATAACTAACCATTGTTGACATTTTGGCATACCCTTCTAGGTTGCTATAAACATACacataatctgaaaaataaaaatgagatatttcACAGATTGTTTTATAACTTTCTTTCACTTCATAATCCattttgaacatctttccatgtccaAAAAATACAACTACATTATCATTTTTCATAACCATTTTTCCACATAAGGACTTATGTATCCAAGAATCTAATAATTCTcttaaaatcaaaaaatactcACAGCCTTTAACTCCATATTACCACCCATGTGAAATTCAATGGTTTTGCCCATAATGAATACTCCTTCATTTCCACGCACAATAGCACGTCCAtcaacttttatatttaaatcacTAGTAGCATTGCTGGTAATctgaagattaaaaagaaaagtagtgATGAAGAGTTTCTACATTAAAGTGAGGATTATTATTAGAGATAGAGGAGGAGGCGTTTCAATGACAACATATGAAAGGCAAgtgttttaattcacattttacacatgtaaagataaagagagatgaTTTGATAACGGTCACATAAACTAGTTGATGACAAATCTAGAACTAATCCTTTCCGCTGCTCTGGAGTCACTTCTTTCACAGCATTTTATCAGTAAAGctgcccctgccctcccaccTCACACACTTTGTAACTTTAGATAATAATTCTCTTCCATTAATAAAGCAAGGAAAATAAATCATACCCTTTCAGTAGATGCTTTTTGAACATTCAAACTTTTCACTCCACTTGGCAAACGAAACTCATGAGTTTCATAGTCTGTGctgaataagatattttgagtcCTTGGGTCGAAAAACTGCACACCAATGTCACTTATAATAGAAGTTTTGTTCTTCTCTACACTGAGCTTTGTTGTCCCTTGCTGAAAAACAATCTTCAGAAAAACACTTTATCATGAATACATTTTCGAACAAGACTGCATCCAAAATTCATCaagaacattataaaaaaaactcTACAATAGCAGGCTTAACTCCTAATAATTTTAACTGCCTCTCTCTGACTCCCTCCACCCACTTGGGAGAAGAGTCCTTTAAAACGAGGGCTTAACATGCTTATTTGCTGTAATGCTTGGCAGACACAGATGGTCGCAGAGCACAGGGACCCAGAGCTAAGACGGGCAGGGGCAGTAAGGTTGCTTCCTTGAGGTTCTGGTCAGTTGAAAACCTACGTTAGAGTAGCCACTTGACAGGGGCTGCCACTGACTAGACTGGCATATTCTCTTCCAGACTCCCAGAGAGTAGAGGGTATTTTAACCTGGGAAGGTGCTTTTTAAAATGGTTTCCTCATATGGAGGAGAAAAGAGTAAACTATGTATTCTTACAGTAATTATACTTATCCCAGAAAATGCTACCATGGGACAAAATCTAAATATTAAGAAAGTATCTAACATTAATAGATGAGAAGACCaacaatattattaaatatattatgaatTTTCTCTAAAGGAAAATATCCATTTCCAGTAATCAACTCTAGgtttttatgaagaatttttCTCTAATGTTCTTCAATTAATGTGGTTACTTACAGGCTGGTTGTTGCCAGTGATGACTAAATTTTCATTTTGCCTTCCTCCTACTGTGCTCTTATAAAGAGGATGTATAACTCCCATGTCAGATACTTGTTTAAATCGAAGCAGACCACTTTCATGAAACTCCATGCTGTCACAGCCATTTGGTCCAATGCGAATCACAGCCCAGATAACAAGTGTTacctaaaaaagaaatcaagcccACTGTTAATAGGTAGCATACATTTAACATAATCAGTAAACAAATAGGAAAGATAGTTGCCAAAGGATTAAACTTCCTAAAATGTTTCATCAATGAGATGAACACATCAATTGGGTTTCCACTTACAAACaaaaccaattttatttttatcaaggtATTACATACCAATAACTAAAGTCAAAAAGTGCTAAAGgttctataataaaaaaaaaaaagagcagtttaTTTCTTCTACCTCCCCTATACCTCGTCCAGGAACAACCACTTTCAACAATCTTAGCTATTTCGTCTAGAATTTAtctccatatttctaaataataagtATATGTTATTTCTTCACTGATCAATTTTAGGTTGTATCTATCAATTTCCTATTTTAGCAGATGAGAATTTTAgctcatttatatttcttctcctCCAACTCCAATCTCAAGTTTTGGTTATATCCATGTTCAGTATTTTCAGTATTACAACAATATAAATATTGTTCACTGCTAAGCCAAATACTGTACTATGATGGCAGTTCCCTTCTTGTACTTTGTGTCTTTCAGAGTTTAATATTTGTCCTTCTTTCATTTGCTTAGTTTCTTTGAAAATCAGACTAAGTTTTTTCAAACTCTCCAACATTTCCATAAAATGTCTCttaataaaatgttctaaaagtcCAAACCTCCCAGAAAATGTATTAGTTATATTTTCCTCTCCCAAAAAATCTTTCTGGAATGAACCCTCATCTTCTTGCTCCAGTCTGAGCTCCTGCCCTCTGGGTCTGTCGCATGGCTGTAATCATGAGCTTTCCCTTCACTTTCATGCTGGAACTTCCTTTCGTCTTTCTCCCATGCAGGATACCCAGTTTCCGGTATCCTTGTCTTCAACATTCTCGGTTTAGTACCATCTTTTGGTATAGCACATTGTCCCGTGGCTTCCTTAGAAAGAATGTAcgtgaagtaaatattttttgagagtgTGCGTGGCTAAAACAATGTCTCTATAATTCCTCACATTTGACTGATAGTTTAGCTTGGTATGCATTTCtagatttgaaattattttctctctgaattttGAAGGTCCTTGCTTTCTTGCCTTCTAGTTTCCAGCACTGCTTTTGACAGGTCCGATGCCACTCTGATTTTGTGTTCTTTATACAAAAcctgtttttttaattctctggAAGATTTTAGGATCATCTCTTTATTCCTGGTCTTCTTAAATTTCATAGTAATAGCCTTGGTGTGAgtctttttttaatgcatatgCTGGATCCAGAATGGTAGTTTTCAACCTGTCCTAGGTAtctttcttgatttatttatttgataacttTCTTCCCattgtgttttttcttctctctttctaaaACTCCTATTAACAGAATGTTCCTGGATTGATTCTTTAATTTAGTTGAACTTTGTggaagattttcttttatcttccaatgtctgtctatctatctatatctatccatccatccatccatgtatgTGTATTTCTATGAGTTCTTCCATATTCTTTAACTGCTTCTGTTTAATGGCATGGTATCCTTGTTTAATGGATGCAATATCCTCTGACTTCTCTGAAGCTATTGattgtgtgttttaattttttaaagtttcctgtcatttgttgccttttctccacttccCTGAATTCCCACTTTCCCCATGGTTTGGGTGCTTTTGGTCTCAATCATTTCTCAATTCTGGGAGCTTTCCATAAAAATCTACTGACCCCTGGTGGCTCTGTGTTCATAGTTAATGGAGCGGTTATAAAAAGTTCAGGGAAAGTTCTCTGGGTGGGGTGGCACTTGTGACTGACAGGCTTCACAGTAGGGAGATTAGGTGGCTTTTTCACAGGGACCTGCCAAGTGTATCTTCAGGTCTTTTCTCTATGTTCTTCAGTTTCTCCAGAGCAGGCTATTTTATCTCTTGCTGGGGGATGTAAGCCTGGTACAGGGAGCTGGAGGTGGAGGATGAGGATAAGGGAGCCTCAGTGCTCAGGATACAGACCTTCCTGCCTTCAGTGTGGAAACCCATCCCTACTCTGCTCTTGGCAATATCCTCAGGCAGAAAGCATCCCCTCTGGTTCAGTGTGGGGTTAGGAGGGCTGGCTGCCTAACTGCTGCCTggaaggagagggaggctggggatCGCATGCCTCCTTCTATGGACTTTTCAAACAAGCTCTCTGTTTTCAGTTCCCCCTTCACTCCTGCTTTTCAAGGCACTTGTACTCCCAGTTCCTGAGGCTTTTCAGGATTCTGCAAGGCACTTCCACCAATGCCCCCTGCAACCCTCTCCCCCAACATGCAGTTTCTCTTCTCTGGTAAGGTATTTGCCACTCCTCCTTTTTGTCTTCATATATTACGGTTTAGGATTTCAGTTGCCTCCCACTTTCTTCCAAGATATTTCTGGTTCTTGACATTGTCATCTTAGGATGAGCTTTTAAAACAGAAGGggatgaaaatgtcttttttttttttttttttttttgccatcttaaccataactttccaaaaaaataaatttctagaataaaataaattcagaacaTGTGCTCCTAGTAAAGCTATTTATAGTATCAGCTCTTTTTGATTTAAGTGAAGAATTAGACACAAATGTTTTGGATGTACATAAAATACAATGGACTGGTTTGAGAGTATTAGAAGTAAAAAAATACAGTAGTAAGTGAAATTACGTTAGAACTGCTGCATCCATGTTCATGATTGGTCTCAGGGATACCAATAATCACTCTCTGAAAATATCTATCCACACACATGCCAGAGGGGTTCAGATTTAACCCTCAGGTAGTTACAACCTTGGATTAAAAGTCTTCTTCTTTAAGAaagcaaatattttggaaaagttgagTGAAAACAGGAAGGAGTATATTTTTAGGAGAGATGAAGGCAGTAAAATCATCTTGGCAAAGGTCTCTTCTATTGAGTTGACTCTAACCTTTTAAAAgttaagtcttttatttttaaaaattaattaattaattaattatttaattatttttggttgcgttgggtctttgttgctggcgagtgcgggctactcttcgttgcagtgtgcgggtttctcattgtggtggcttctcttgttgtggagcatgggctctagagcacaggctcagtagttgtggcgcacggccttagttgctccgcggcatgtgggatcttcccggaccagggcttgaacccgtgtccccttcctTTGGGGAAGCCCTAAAAGTTGTCTTTTAAAGGAAAGAGtctatgaacatttttttctaaataaaattagtGCATGGCAATATTAACATACTAGGTTTTCATatagaaaatattcattaaaattcaataagaaataaaacatatacagGCATACTTCAGAGAAATTGTGGTTTTGGTTCCAGATAACagcaataaagcgaatattgcaataaagcaagtccaCAAAAACTTTTTTGGTTTCCAAGTGCATATAAAACTTATGgctacactatactgtagtctattacgTGTGCAACAggattatgtctaaaaaaactatgtatagggaattccctggcagtccagtggttaggactcggcgctctcactgccggggtcccggggtttgatccctggttcagGAACTAAGGTCCTGTATAAGCCACGTGATGCGgctgaaaaaaccaaaaaaccaaaacccaagaaaaccaatgtgcataccttaattagaaaatacttttttgctaaaaaatgctaaccatcacctgagcgTTTAGCAAGTTGTAATctctttgctggtggagggtcttccCTTGACGCTGACGGCTGCTGACTAACCAGGGTGGTGGTcactgaaggctggggtggctgggGCCATTTCTTCAAGTAAGACCACAATGAAATCGGCTGCACTGACTCTTCCTTCCATcaacgatttctctgtagcatgtgaTGCTGTTTGATAGTGTTTCAGCCACAGTAGAACTTCtctcaaaattggagtcaatcctctcaaatcctgccactgctttatttaatttctttctttttgttgcgGGTATCTCACAGGTATGTCTATTCGTGCTCGAGGACAGCAGCACTGCTACAAGTGTGCATGATGTCCCACATTCCCACAATACAGCCAGACTGACATCCCATCCAAGTAAAGCTGGTTAATGATGACCATGAGCAGGCGTAGGACTGGAAGCTTTCAAGGCTTTACTTCTTTTATCAGCACTCCTGATTTTATAAACGATGAAACCCATCAACCCCACTCGGACCCAAATCTCCTGGTAAACTTAGGTACAGCAGGGCTTCACGGAGATGCAAACATTCTTAAGGCTTGGAAGCAGCTCAGGCAGCCCCTGCCACTGgcttatcaactaagtttatgtaatattctaaatcctttattgtcatttcaataatcttcacagcatctccaccaggagtagattccatctcaagaaaacactttctttgctcatccataagaagcaactccttatccttcaaagttttatcatgagattgtagcaattcagtcacatcttcaggctccacttctaattctaacTATCTTGCTATTTCTatcacatctgcagttacttgcTCCACTGAAGGCttaaacccctcaaagtcatccatagggctggaatcaacttcttccaaactcctgttaactttgatattttgacctcttcccatgaactgctaatgttcttaatggcatctagaatgatgAATCCTTTCCAGAGGCTTTTCAACTTACTTCAcctagatccatcagaggaatcataatctatggcagctatagccttaaaaaatgtatttcttaaataataagacctgaaagtcaaaattattgcttgatccatgggctgcagaatggatgttgtgttagcaagcATGAAAACAACACTAatttcattgtacatctccatcagagctcttgggtggcCAATGCATTGTCCATGAggtgtaatattttgaaagaaatcttttttttctgagcagtagatcttaacagtgggcttaaaatattcagtaaactatGTTGTAAACAGGTGTGCAGTTATCCAGATTTTGTTGTTCTGTTTATAGAGCCCAGGCAgaagtagatttagcataattcttaagggccctaggattttccaAATGGCAAATGAGCACTGGATTCAACTTAAAGTCACTGCCTGCCTTAGCCCCTAATGGAGAGTcaccctgtcctttgaagctttgaagccaggcgccgacttctcctctctagctatgaaagtccaagatggcatcttcttctaaTAGAAGGCTCTTTTGTTTGCATGGAAAatttgttgtttagtgtagccaccttcattactTATCTTAGCAAGATCTTCTGGATAagttgctgcagcttctacatcagcacttgctgcttcgccttgtacttttatgttatggagacggcttctttctttaaacctcatgaaccaacctctgttaGCTTCGaacttcttctgcagcttcctcacctctctcagccttcagagaattgaagagagttagggccttgctctggatttgCCTTTGACTTGAGGGAATGTTGTCGTTGGTTTGATCTTCTACCCAGACCAGTAAacctttctccatatcagcaataagactgttttgctttcttatcattcatatgTTCCCTAGAGTAGGACttctaatttccttcaagaacctttcctttgcattcacaacttggctaagtATTTGGCgtaagaggcctagctttcagctgATCTCAGCTTTTCacgtgccttcctcactaagcttcatcatttctaacttttgatttaaagtgagggaCACCTGCAACtcctcctttcacttgaacacttagaggccattgtagggttatctCAGGTAATAGGGAGGTccgagaagagggagagaaatggggaACGGCCAGTGAATGGAGCAGTCAGAACGTacacaacatttatcaattaaattCACCATCTTACATGGATGTGGTTAGTGGCAACCCCCcaaaattacaatagtaacattaaagatcactgatcacagctcaccataacaaatatactaatattgaaaaagcttgaaatattgtgagaattaccaaactgTGACATGGAGACTGAAGTGAGCAAATGCGGTTGGGAAAATGGCACCGACAGAtgtgcttgatgcagggttgccacgaaccttcaatttgtaaaaaatgcagtgtctgcaaagtgcaataaagctaagtgcaataaaacaaggtatgcctgtacagaaaagcagaaagaggGTCCTCAAAGAAATGATAGGAAGAGAGTCCACGATTTgactaaaaaacagaagaaaaattccCCATGgtaattaagaaaagaatattcTGTACTAAATACTCACAATTAAATTGATGACAGCCAGAATAAACAGGAGGATAATCACACAGATGGCTAAGCTGCCCTTTCTCCCTCTCAGCCCCGTTTTATGCAGGCGATCTTCATCAATTGGAATATACCCGGCTTTAAAGTTACTGTTGTGCTCTTTATTGACATTCCTTCTTTCAACAGCCTTCTCACGCATGGACTTCTTTACAGGACCATTGGAACTTggctaaaaacaaaatacaacacaATGGAGCAGCTATACCCTATCTTTTTGATGCATTTATTTGTTAGGTGCAAATTCATAACTAATGAAAGCTGAATTGGTTAGTGATATATTTTCCACCAATAAACCTCAAGTCATGTTGAGTTGCAGGCTCCAAGTAAGGACATGACTGTGCTGAGAAGGGTCAGAGAGAAGAACCTTCAGTGTGACCATCTGATAACATATTTCCACTGTCTGCTTTGAATAGTCCCACCGTCAGTAAACTGAACAGCTAGCTCATTTGGGGGAAGAGTTAACATACACATTCTGCAGTGGGTAATCTTGTTTTAATGAATGATTTATAACGATTTGTTTAATTGTATATagtttttcatttatatgaaaataatttggaaaggCTAATACACTTTATTTATCACTCCAATTGGCTAAAGTTAACATTATCCTAGACTAGCAGTTTTCAAAATACGGGCTGGGAAGCCCTGGAGGGGTCCCCTGAACTCTTTCAAGTGTCTGGAGGgtgcaaattattttcaaaataacactaagatgttattttctttttttactcttCTTCTCCCACGAATATGCAGATgacacttgaacaacatggatttgaactgcatgggtccagctatacgtggatttttttcagtaaatatactggaaaaaaatttggagatttgtaacaatttgaaaaaacttgCAGATAAACTGTGTAgcctagaaatatcaaaaaaattaagaaaaaggtgtgtcatgaatgcataaaatatatgtagatacataAGTttagtgatatttaatataaaattaataatgctagttttcttactgttttataactctgttttcaaagaattacattactgtacagtctctctctctcataactGGAGAAATTGTGTATCAGCCTATCATCCCATgcaactggtttttaaaaaaagatattatgaatatgactgtGATACTCTATgccataaaaaattttattacgatcctttcattagtgtataggttaggctACTGTGAAGGAATTGTACTGATTACATGAGGCTactgtaaagcaaccatactgcTGCTTCTTCGTTATCAATGCATGAATCGTTAtgcatgtaaataaatatgaatttcttttccaaattatcttttcatttttgatgtccaGAGTTAGTAATATgtataacatctacagtgttttgtaccatataagacaatattgatgtaggtGCTGACAGATGATTCATATTGTAAACAGACGACATAAATTTATGGTATCGATaaagacagtacagtactgtaaatgtattttctccttccttatgattttcttaataacattttctttcctctagcttactttattgtaagaatacagtatataacaaatataacatacaaaatacatGTTAATTGACTGTTTATGTAACCAGTAAGGCTTCCGGTCAACAGCATTCTATTAGTTTAGGTtttgggggagtcaaaagttatatgTGAACTTTTGACTGTGTGGGGATCAGCGCCTCTAAACCCCCGCGTCATTCCAGGGTCAACTGTACAGTGAAGCTTCCAGAGGCTACATGACCATATGTGATGACATCATTGCTCTAACAGCTAATGGaatgtgtgtttgtatattcCTGTGTTTacaaaatttctcagtttttatttctaatatggtaagTACCAAcagatataacccacataaacaaaagctctttgggattctcagtcatttttaagaGTATcaagagggggacttccctgacggtccagtggtcaggactctgccttccaacgcagggggtgcggatttgatccctggtcgggaagctaagatcccacatgcctcatgccaaaaaaccaaagcacaaaacagaagcaatattgtaacaaattcaataaagactttaaaaatggtccacatctaaaaaaaaaaaaaaaaaaaaattaaaaaaaaagagtataaagaGAACCTGAGACCAAAGAGTTTGAGAACCTTTGACTTTCGACTATGGTTGAAAGACATTTTAGGTAATAATCTGGTATATCATGAACACAAAAGGATGGAGTAGAATGGAATACTGcccaattttcatatttttcagagctctgagaaaattaatttattgaataggcatttattaagcactttatGCTTAAACACTAATACTATAAATAAGAATACAAAAGAAATATAGGACAAGATCCTTATCCTCCAGATATTACAAATGTGATTTGGGTACACAAAACAGTTAGCAATGCAATAAAATGCTCTGTATGTTCAGATGCCAAAATCAATAGTTTAGACAATACATGCTGTGGAGTTCATGGGAGAAGAGACAGGAGGGCTTGGAGTTGTCAGGGAAACCAGAAGGAGTAGGTGGGTCAAATCTGGCAATGAAGGCAGAATCAAGTTGGAAATGGAGGATAGGTTGTGAAACTTTTTGGACATCTGGGTACAAACTCTAGTCTTTATGTCTGCTTATTTGGGAGTCACTGGAAGTCTCCGAAGATGAATGACATACGTTTCAGGATGC encodes the following:
- the SGCB gene encoding beta-sarcoglycan, with translation MAASAAAAAAAAAAAAAVAAAEQPSSNGPVKKSMREKAVERRNVNKEHNSNFKAGYIPIDEDRLHKTGLRGRKGSLAICVIILLFILAVINLIVTLVIWAVIRIGPNGCDSMEFHESGLLRFKQVSDMGVIHPLYKSTVGGRQNENLVITGNNQPIVFQQGTTKLSVEKNKTSIISDIGVQFFDPRTQNILFSTDYETHEFRLPSGVKSLNVQKASTERITSNATSDLNIKVDGRAIVRGNEGVFIMGKTIEFHMGGNMELKAENSIILNGTVVVSTTRLPSSSSGDQFGGGDWVRYKLCMCADGTLFKVQVTGQNMGCQTSDNPCGDTH